aCATTGGAAAAAATTATTATGAAGTAGGTAAGTATGACTgtaggtaataaatataattaaaatatgtaatatgtgaAGAGTTATAAAAGCATCCTGTGCAATACAGGTTATGATATGGATGCAAACTGTAATTGGATAAATGACAGTTTAAAAACATCATTGACTAAACAGCAGGTGCTTAAAGCTGCAGTCTGTAACCTGCTGACCCacagaaaacaacaaacatCCCTACTGCAGTCATGTCACAGTCTGAGGTTACACACCGCAGCTTTAATCACTGCCAATGTCCAACAATGTTAAATATTTACAGATCAAAACATTAAATGCCAGTTTAGGGCCcctgtagcctaatggttaaggtactggattagtaatcagaaggtcgccggttcaagccccaccagtgccaggtcgccactgttgggcccttgagcggggcccttgagcgaggcccttaactctcgaTTCCTAAGACAACATACTGTcccactactgtaagtcactttggataaaaatgtgtcaaatgtaaataataataattattagttatttacaaactgcagctttaatCACTGACTACATGTATCACCACCTACCACTGATTTATCATTTacagttcaaataaaaacataaatattgtttttacaCTGAACCCACAAGTGAaagagtaaataaacattttaaatatttgtataatATGAAGTTAGAACGatttactgcagctttaaacgttatatacattatttactgtacttacagcTTCTACACATTTGATTAAGATGGTTCATTCGACaatttgcatttattatttatagttttaatAACTTTACCACAACCCGAGAGAGTGAAGCTTTAGTTAGTTAGCATCGTTAGCTTTAATGCTACTCGGCGTCAACTGATTCTAAGCTAACGTGCTAATATAGCACAGCTCAgggtaaaatataattaaatatattaattattatgaataataCACAGCGGGTTATAAATgtgattatatttatatattaacacGGACTCGTTAGTCAGCGGCCGCAGTACCGAGCGCCTACACACCAACACAAGCTACTTTTAACACTTTCCGACAGTAAATCTCTTCAATTCTGAGCAAACAGCgtcactaataaataataataaagtttaatgTAGTTGTGTGTGGATTCAGTGCGGATTAATAACAGGATTAAAGCGGATTTAACGGCAGGTTCGGGTGAGAGGAGAGAGGAGCAGCACCTACCATCTTGGAGGAGAACGGAAAGAGGAGGGAGGAGCGCAAATCTCGCGAGTTAATGCGAGACTTCAGGAGGCTTTCATGTCGCGTTCAAAGCGCCGCCTGTCGGTCTGGTGGAAGCACTGCAGGTTTTAATATCGTCTTTATGGTACGATAATTGCTGAAAGGTtcgatttatttataaagtctttataatgttaataataaatcacattGAACACGTATTAgagaaatatatttatatagttacGCTCCTCTATCACCTCTCCAAACCGGCGTGACGTAATAGCAGCTCGGATTCCTATTGGCTGACGCACCTGCAGCGTTATCACTGGGAGATAGAATGAGCTCCTGCTCGAGtatcattaatataaatatCATATAAATCAGCTATAAATCAGTTATAATTCTATAGAAACAGTAAACATGTCGATGTCTACATTTCAGAAGGTGACTCTGGTGTGCTGTGTGGTTCTGTGTGTGGCGCTGCTGCTTCCTAAGATGCTTTTATCAGGAAACAAGAGAGACTCGAGCAGTACTGAAggtaaatcatcatcatcatcatcatcatcatactcataacaacaacaacaacaataataataaataaaataataataataataaagctcaTAGTGTATAGATGATATGGAACATTCAGATAATACCAGAGCTGCATGTAAAAGCATTTGAAACATGATGCTTTTTCTTCTCATTTCTAATTCAGTTGTTCTAAACAGCAGTTTCTGTCtgaaatcatgtttttatttcaacatttctcatacatacacacaaaagcattttttaattTCTAAAAATGATAATTCATCAACATTTTGCTAAAGCACACATGCAGCAGGAATCTGGAGGAGATCGAGATCGATCCTGATGTAAAAACACGTGGTTTTAATTTGTGAAGGATTTAAAATCATCAGGGTTTGTTAGGAAATGTAAAACTGTAacctcaagtcaagtcaaatttatttatagagcgctttttacaatagacatcgtctcaaagcaactttacagaatccaggaccgacagactgAAAACCTTCTGTAGAGcggccgagggcgacagtggcaggaaaaaaccccttaaaattacagaaaggaaccttgagaggaaccagactcagcagggacccccgtcctcctcgggtggcctggagaatcatTTGAATAAATTGGactacacaaatcatacaaacacaaaattaaattgaactaaatgTTATAACTcacaaaaaataatataataataataatgcaaacaCTTGGAGtttttcattattcagtccagtctgtgataaagtccgttgtaagttctggacatttttggttcaAACACGCCAGGgacccgtcacatctagtaggagcagcatcgttggcactgCATTCTCATCCTGCAGGATTCAACCTCGggtgggtgaacaggtttctgtcagaaccacctcggggttaaacaacagaaaatggaGTTAAAATGTAAAAGCGTTCAGCAGAGAGCAGCATGAGCTACATAATAAAGTGACGTTACATTACAAacagtgttgatgttcctggTCCAGTACAGCACTAATAATCTGTTTTTTGGCAGGTCCCGCCGGTCTGTTCCCCCCAATGCTTCAGAGAAAACCTGTCCCAGGAACCTCTCGAGGAACGGGAGGGAATAGACCTCATAACCCCGAGGCCATCGCCAGGGCGAAGGGCAGCACGGCCGGTGGAGGCAAATCCAACCTGGCGGGGCAGATCATCCCGGTGTACGGATTCGGCATCCTCCTCTACATCCTCTACATCATCTTCAAGGTTAGAATTCATACAACATGttcccaaaagtatgtggacaccccatatattgtttatatgtttgtttattaatattttaacgtcatgttttacacttttagttccattcatgacaggaacggtagttactcattacacaagattcatcagttcacaagtttatatcaaacacaagaaaggacccagactggaccaccccacctagggatcgaacccagaaccttcttgctgtgaggcgacagtgctacccgcttagCCACCATGCAAACCATTAATATAAGGACATACAGAAAGCTTTCGTGAGCTCGGGCAGTGATGTTGGATCAGAATGTCCGGCTCACAGTTgaaattccaattcatcccagaggtgtttaatAAGGTTGACGTCGGGGCTCTGTGTGGCTCATGTGTGCACCAAACTTATCAAAACAAACCACGTCCATATGGACCCTGCTTCAAGCACCAAGGGacagccatgctggaacagaaaagggccttccctaaactgttgctacagtttatatatctgattttatacacctgtcgaGAATGAGTGTGACTGAAACTCCTGACCTGGATAATTATGGTGAGCTGAAACGATGTTTAGGATTCGGACTCGGCACCCATGTTGCACTGCAGCACGGCATTCAGAGCACACTTAAGTCTCGTCtagtcatcctggtcagggtcttggtgggtcCAGCTTCCCTAGAATCACTGGATGCAATGCAGCACCCCGAAGAGAAcatcagtccatcgcaggacctCGCCAACCCCcgtcctctctctctttctcaatAGCGgtcatgtctgtctgtatgcaGACGCCCGACTGTCTGACAGCACCGccagggattcgaaccctggaccccagCGGTAGTGGCTAGTCTAATTTAGTGTGATTAAAATCaaactttctctttctctcctgCAGATCACGTCTTCAGGTAAAACCACCAAACCTCACGAGAGCAGATTCCCCACAGTCCGATCCGAAAACCTGAGGAGAAAAATCAGTGAGTTCCACCTCAGCAGAGCACACAGACTGAACCGTTCTACTGTACACTGCTCAGACTGAGAAAACCTCATCTACACATGTTCTgctcacaaacacaaacatgtcaGACTTCCCAGCTCAACACCCGTCCCCTTTAACCCTTCGTTGTTTGATTTTTGTCGTGCTTGTGTTGCGGCGTAGCGGATTTCGAGCTGACTCAGCTGCAGGAGAGGCTGATGGAGACGGAGGAGGTGATGGAGAGGATCGTAACCAGAGCTCGAGCTCAGAGCACCAGCTCACTGCACAGGTTCAGCACTCAACACTCACTGTATAAacaccgggggggggggggtgaaacAGCGCCTCCTGTTGGCACTGCTCATCACCCGACTGATACCTTTCTCTCagtgaaacgtggtggtggcagcatcgtGCAGGCGTGTAAACCCGgtgatggtgtgtgttggtgacgTGACGGGACTGAAAGCCTttgatgttgtgtgtgtgctgcagtgTGGGGGGTGAGGAGGAGGATCAGGAGGAGAAACTTCTCCTGCGGCTGAGGGAGATCACACGCGTGATGCAGGAGGGACGATTGGTGGAGGGGATACCCTCAGAGCGCACGCAGGGGTTTTATCATCACAGATGTGCAGGTACGCCAGCCTGCTcgaccaaacacacacacacacacacgtaccaaCATCGAGGATTCATCTGGAGCTTCAGAACGGCACCAAACTTTAAATCATTAcagctgctgacttctctgtgcccatataaaaagCTGCTGGGGGTTTCTGTTATATCTTGAACAGATGATCCTGATGAAACCCTGAGAAGCTGCGTTCATCACTGCTGTAACCTCCACAACGGAGACGCTGAGGGAGACACGGACGAGCGCGGAGGAGAGAGGTGGATCCACGAACAACCTCACTGCTACCAGaggaaccagaaccagaacctTCCTGCTGATGAAACTGTACACGACCACCTCAGTGCTGAAGAACCGTCTGAGGAACCAGCTGAGATGATGCCAGAGCTTTCATGTTACCAGACTGAAGCTGATGATGGCTCGTTTTCTGGAGACGGGATCAGACGCAGGACCAGGAGAGACCCAGAAGGAGGAACCGGACAGTCTGACTGAGggatcatgtgatgatgatgatgatgatgatgatggtctCTGTTCTTTTGTTCTTTGCATGCTGGTAAACCAAAGATCTTCTGTGATCTTCAGAACGTCCTCACCCAGAAAATGTTCCTCACTGAACTAAACTGGTCTTCCACTGACTGACCTCAGATCCTACAGCTGATCTCCAACAATCATCAAACAGCTGAAGGTTCCTCAAAATCAAACCCTGAATATTGAGTTTGATCCAGTAAGGACTCGGTGGAAAGCCCACAATCCTTTGCAAGGGTAAAGCGACGTAGGACGTATAGACGTCAGACTCAAtacaaccaaaagtatgtggacgccccgtttcaaacacaaacagtattaaattgtgacctttatgtgatcttgTCAGTTAGAACTTCtcagaagtgtgtctgtggggatttgtgctgagCATTTGTACAGCTGGGTGCTGActgatcagtcgatgttccggttcatcccagagctgttctgtgcaggacactggagtttcttgttCATGCTTAGGAgttcgctcatgctggaacaggaaaggaccttccctaaactgttactgcaggGCCAGAAGCACATCATGTCCTTTatatcaggggttttcaacctgtggggcgcgcaattcatttttcacccacgggagacagatctcattactctaactgaccacgctcacacgcacgtttaatgttattcagttccgtctgaaaaaaaccttcaaaatagagcaaacagtgaagataaccggtgtcaaaagcaacgaccgctgttataggacgtgtgtgtgtctttaagagagacgctctgttcacagtatcgattataagtgattcaggagtcgattcattttcagtgcagcgtaagtttcttttctcagttatctctccgtgtttactgttataatgaatgatgcggttgtaaataaacaccaactactacagaacattctgtgtgactcgcttaccttaaaaagctccggcttaattatactgagtattaGCACAGAGTCAGAGTCGTCCTGCCcgtggagctaaacgttttcagtcagagcagatgatcccgaactaaccaacttagtaattgatgaacttttgtctatgcttgactctgtgaagtaacgttttctgttctcatctacatcaaatagcaagaaccgcttatgatttacCGAAGTGAACCACGAacttatataacgtgctgatagaatcggctctgatggggtcggactgtattatctttttaaagtaaatatcttcaatcagcaaaattgcatcgtatgtacgATGTGCACAACATTAATGACGTTATTTTAGCTCGTCAGAAGCTtctcaatgatttctgtgcggtggttgacgaaggggaggggggcgtggtgcAAGGTGGGGGAGGGGGGCGCAAGTTCacggttggcacacgaaggggagcgcatgtccaaaaaggttgaaaacccctgaccTATATCACTGAttgattacacctgttagtgactgttgtggctgaaactcaaGAATTCGGTAAATAGacgggcgtcccaatacttttgtgcaTCTCACTCACATATAGCAGGTGAAAGTTCCTCCACCAGGGGGCGCTGTTAGCACTCAATTACGTAACAAGATGAAgcgttatgtttattattttgcactaaCGGAGGACCAcacaagtattcacaccccctgAATAAAAACATCAGAAACTGGAATCCTAGCGTGTTGTGCCTTTTTTACACGTTTAGCGCTACGATTTCTTCTTGCGAGTTAGCTTTAGCACAGCAGAGcgacatgctaaatgtttaacGACAAGTTCTTACCACTCGTAAAGTGTCTGATGACCTTCCTGTTAGCCTATAATTCATCTGGAGGGTCACGCACGGCTATCCGTGAATCAACCATCTCTCGTGCGGCGCCCcgagcagccagcagaggtcgcaaatGTACGAGCAACGATGAACCCGTTCGAACATCccaccctcaggcacagccagtcGACAGCAGCCGAGGTGGCTCAGCAAAAGCACATAAACGTGAGGAGGCAGTTCAGACCCTCTCCATCCTTCCTGATGGAGCTGGAGAAGATCTGTCATGAATACTGGGACAAACCGCCTAAATCCAGCTATCAGTAATGCACATGAAATCCCCCCTTAGCTTCCTCAGTTCGAGCCCAAGAGCTCAAGATCTTAGCGCGGGTGTGAACAACATCTACTGGTGCATTAAACCACGAGCTCCACATTGGTAGACGTTACCTGCACACTGAGGAGGTTCATGTATCACTGCGTTTATCACTCAGAGTTCATTACacttgtgaaaaagtatttgcaccctcAGTACCTGGGTGCAGCACGTTTATCTGGAATCTGAGCTCCACTCGTCATCATCAGAGCTGCTGCTCTCAGGTCCCACCAGAACCCGATCACACCTCAGATTCAGCTCACGGACTGGTGAACTTACCTCCAAGAACTTTCTGGTAGATTGAAATTCATTGTTTTCTTAATAACTGCAAGTCGTCCTGATCCAGGAGCAGCAAAGCGTCCCtacatcacactaccaccaccacgcttcacTGCTGCTGCACTGTTCTTACTGTAATGTGAAATGCTGGATTTTGTTTGGTTTGGGCAGTCGTAGCCTAGCGATTAGGCAcgggactaataatcagaaggtcactggtttaagtcccaccactgccaagtttccactgtttggccccctgagcgaggcccttcaacctcaattgcttgacaGTCACAAttctaagtcactttggataaaatcattGATGTTCTACAAATGTGACCACTGGGGGGCGCTCTCAGCCTCGCCAAATCAGGTACGTAGATCAAAGTAAAGACACGCCCATCCTCATCTATATCATGCATCTCTtagtaatgggtgtggctgaaacacccgaCCTCAACGATTTGGATTGGTGGGGAtcggtgtctacatacttttgaccagctgtagcctagtggttaaggtactggaccagtgatcagagggtccaccactgccaggttgctgctgttgggcccttaaccaaggcccttaaccctcaattgctcagactgtgtactgtcacagtactttagataaaagcgtccgctaaatactGTAAACGTAAATGACCATATAGAGTATTTCAGAACAGGTGGATTTAAGAACAGGACCCCAGTGGGCGTACACCCGCCCGCCCCCCCGCCCGCCCCTGTAGAATGAAGTCACAGCAGGACCGGGGGGATTTTTGGGAAAGTGTTTTATTGAGCTGAACTCAGTACAGATAGAAAACCGAACTATTCCAGATGATACAGAGATGCAGAAAATCACTCAGGAGAAGCGCTGAGGCTCATCAGACGAGACGTGATCCTCGGCGTGATCCTCAGTGCTCCATCGGCTCGTCAGAGGCAGCCGGGGGGGCGTCGTCCCCTGCTGGAGcgacctgaacacacacacacccaacaaaCGCTTCAGAACCATGGAGTCAGGGCTCAGTGAGGACAATGACATGACCAAAATGTACAACAGGGACTCCCAAACCCCATTAGCTCCCAATTGAGGTGCCTCGGATAACCCCACCCCCTCCCCAAATAAGGGCACGTCACATCCCACACGTGTCAGTGATAGTCTCACAAAGAGCCGCATCACGTACGGATCATCCATcaccgaccagccagcagaggtcgctatTGTACAATGGCACTTAATTCCCCTCTCAACACACTCGTGCCTGTGTGGGTGCCGGGCCAGGTCAATACCaccacctgggattcgaacccaagaGCATAAGTGCTCAGCAGTGGTGTGTTTACTGATTTTAATATAAAGACATTAAACAGTAAAGTGGAGACGGCTGCAACAGCGCCCCCGGGACACGAGTGGCCAGAGAGAGAATTGCGGCCCTCGCCCAGCCAGGGTGCAGCAAACAGGGGTTTGGATATATCCAAACAGACAATAATGCGCCGGTGTGAGGAATAATAACCTTTCTCTGCGGCCTCTCCTCCAATCCCTCGAGGAACGAAGCCACGTCGTCGTCGTCGTAGATGGTGAACTCCATGTCCTTCCCCACGATCCCGATGGAGACGTTCTGAAAAAGGAAACGGCGTCACCATGGTTACCGCAGCACCGCAGTTCAGTTTTTACTCCAGCACACATACACCTTCAATTTATGAACCCCCGAACACGTGGCGGTCCGTGTCCGTCTGTTTAAAATGAGCTTAAATCAAAATTCTACACGTTCTAGTGCATGAGAATGAGAGCGTGGTTGCCAGATTTATGCGTTTTAATTCCACTGCAGTGTAGCTTTACCTAATCCTACTGACCTGTTAAACAAGCCGAACACTAGATGTACTGCCGGaacaacctggcaaccctgttccCGAGCTAGTGTGTGAATAGCTGAACGCAGCTCTGATGGGTTCACAcgggctgtgtctcaatccacTGATTACACACAGGATTTTGTTTTAATAAGCACAACATTCTAAGATTTGAACTCTAGTGGATGAGAATGAGAGCATGGTTGCCAGATTTATGCTTTTTAATTCCACTGCAGTGTCGCTTTATCTAATCCTACTGACCCCGTTAACCAAGCTGAACACCAGACGTCCTGCCAgaacaatctggcaaccctgcgtGTGTGAATAGGGTCATGTCCACatgggctgtgtctcaatccacTGATTACATGCaggattttgtttaaataagcgCAAAATTCTACTGTGTGCTGGAATGTTAAATTCTAAAGAATGAGAGCGTGGTTGCCAGATGTACGCTTTTCACTTCCACTGGAGTGTAGCTTTACCGAGATGAACACCCGACTTTCTACCTgaacaatctggcaaccctgttcACGAGCTTGAGCTTATTTGCTTTTCAAGAGCCTCCAGAAATTCTGGATGGGGTCGTGAAAGACCTCGTATTATATTTAAGAATCTATAGAAGACTTTCGGGCCCCCCTGTATGTTATCGGTGGGCGTGCGCTGGTACCTTGGTGGTGAGATCTTGTTCTGCAGGTAGGGTCTCTCTGAGAGCACACAGGCCGTGCTTCACCAGCTCGTTCAGGTTACCTGAGAATAACAACAGAACAGGCGGTCAGAGCACGGTCACATCACAGGGACCGAACCCTGACGTCTGCATCAGACAGTAGTGCAGGTTGAGGGTgtactcggtgtgtgtgtgtgagagagagacgtaCAGTCGGGGAACTGGTCCATCTTCCTCTCCAGGTAGGTGCGGGCGGACTGTGAGCGCGCCCCGATGGACATGGCCTTACAGTCGAAGTAGTTGGCGGAGGGGCAGGTCTGGAAGATGTGAGGACCCAtgtcctaaacacacacacacacacaccgtacagaTAAACGTCGGAGGtatacaattaatgactgtagcccgtctgtatgtatatatgattatTCCAGTAACACGTACGTCGTATCCTGCGATCAGAAGTCCGACTCCGTATGGTCTCCTCCCGTAACGCTGTGTAGGAATCTGAGTTTCTGATTCAGCCATTAAGGAAACAATCATCACCAAAACaacaacatcatcatcatcatcatcatcagatgGTGGGTGGATTCCAGTCGCCCCAGTGGCTCCCAGTGAATCTTATTATGAgtgagattttttaaaaatactttattgatgcattttctctctttttttaatgcgtccgattgcgtcacgcttcctctccaccaatgccgatccccgctctgattgaggagaacgaagctaacccacgccccctccgacacgtgggcagcagccgtacgcatctcatcacctacactttaacgagagctctgtgtacggagagacacaccctgacagcactcttttctcatctctgtgtgcaggcgccatcaaacattgcaccagtcatgggagagagaccccatccggcttagccccgcccatatctgaacaacaggccaatcagaGATCACGACCACACCGCGCCCTAACGTTTACCTGATGATGTCAAGGTCATGTGATCAGCGTGTAGGGACCATGTGAGAGTGAACCGTGGAGCTCGTGTGTCAGGACTAAACTCAGCACCTCGGTCCTGAAGGCATCTCGGGAGAGGTTAGGATGGAATTGAGAAtgaggtgaatgaatgaatgagggtGTGAGGATGAGGAAGGATACTGCTCCCGATGAGGGTGACGAGACGAGACACGGGCAGCGGCCGGTCGAACACGAACCTGGAATCCAGACTCTCCTGACGCATGAAGTTACTGAGAGGAAACAAAGACAGAGAGACTTTCATTCTTCATCCATAACAGAACTGATCTACTGAGCTTGGGATGCGCATCGATGCTCGGAACGGCCTCCAGTTACGCACACCCGCCATCACCATGGTTACCGCAGCACCGCAGCTCAGTTTTTACACCAGTACACATACACCTTCAGTTTATGAACCCCCAAAGACGTGACCTAAATAAGCACAAAATTCTACAAGTTCAGAGCACGGTTGCCagatttatgcattttaattcCACCTCAGTAGCTTTATCCAACCCTACTGACCCTGTTAAACAAGGTGAACACCCGACTTACTGCCGGAACAATCTGGCAACCGTGTTCACCAGctcgcctgtgtgtgtgtgtgtgtgtatagctgAAAGCAGCTCCGATGGGTCACGTCCACAcgggctgtgtctcaatccacTGATTACACGCAGGATTTTGTTTAAATCAGTGCAAAATTCTACATTGTGCTTCTAGAAAATGAGAATGAGAGCGCGGTTGCCAGATTTATGTGTTTTAGTTCCACCGCAGGAGCTTTATCCAACCCCACTGACCCCGTTAAACAAGCCGAACCCTAGATGTACTGCCGGaacaacctggcaaccctgttcaCCAGCTCGTGTGTGAACAGCTGAATGAATGCATCGCGTCTAATCGGTCATGTCCACAcgggctgtgtctcaatccacTCACGGACTGAG
The nucleotide sequence above comes from Trichomycterus rosablanca isolate fTriRos1 chromosome 8, fTriRos1.hap1, whole genome shotgun sequence. Encoded proteins:
- the ric3b gene encoding protein RIC-3b, with the protein product MSMSTFQKVTLVCCVVLCVALLLPKMLLSGNKRDSSSPAGLFPPMLQRKPVPGTSRGTGGNRPHNPEAIARAKGSTAGGGKSNLAGQIIPVYGFGILLYILYIIFKITSSGKTTKPHESRFPTVRSENLRRKITDFELTQLQERLMETEEVMERIVTRARAQSTSSLHSVGGEEEDQEEKLLLRLREITRVMQEGRLVEGIPSERTQGFYHHRCADDPDETLRSCVHHCCNLHNGDAEGDTDERGGERWIHEQPHCYQRNQNQNLPADETVHDHLSAEEPSEEPAEMMPELSCYQTEADDGSFSGDGIRRRTRRDPEGGTGQSD
- the psma1 gene encoding proteasome subunit alpha type-1 isoform X1; translated protein: MFRNQYDNDVTVWSPQGRIHQIEYAMEAVKQGSATVGLKSRTHAVLVALKRAQSELAAHQKKILNVDTHIGISIAGLTADARLLCNFMRQESLDSRFVFDRPLPVSRLVTLIGSKTQIPTQRYGRRPYGVGLLIAGYDDMGPHIFQTCPSANYFDCKAMSIGARSQSARTYLERKMDQFPDCNLNELVKHGLCALRETLPAEQDLTTKNVSIGIVGKDMEFTIYDDDDVASFLEGLEERPQRKVAPAGDDAPPAASDEPMEH